TGTTCCTGCACCGTGTCTTCGAGCTTCTTGAGCCGTTCCGCCGTATCGTCGGCAAAGACCGCCGAAGTGAACGAGCAGAAAGTGAGAATGCAGAGGATGCACAATACTCGTTTCATAAGGCCCTCCGTGGATGGGTTTATCATAACGTGAAGATGGATCGAACGGGCCTTTCATTGCGCTGAGACGCAATTAACCCCAAAGATGGAGAAGGCAGTTTCCCTTCCCGACGAAGCCGAGCTCGATAGGGAAGACCCGCTTTTACCATTGGATTGTGAGCTGCAGATGTGCGGGTAATTACACAGGGGGTGCGCGGTTCTTTAGGGAATAGGAAGAGAGATTGTCGGTGAAAACTGGTGAGGCAGCGACAACTGTTATTTCCGTGAAACAGGGGACGCTGTCAAAGGCAACCACCCATTGGCTTGTTGCGGACAGATGATTGCTCGCGATGCAGATTGGGCAGTCGTGGTCATCCGCCGTATATTCATGGTGGTGCGATACCGCCACGAACGTGGAAGCAAGGAGCAACAGAATGAGAAAAGCGGTTATGAGCTTGTTCCAGAGCATGGAGACCCTTTCACGAAGTAAGTTACTTTAAACTTTGCCTATGAATTTGTCAAGATTTTGTGTCGGGAGAGCTGAATGAGCATTAATGAGGTTCACGTTGATGATCACGAGCTGAAATATGAAATGCTAAAAGATCGCATCGCAACAGGTCTAAGGAAAGAGAGATCTGCCGCTCCCAGCGCAGCGCGGTCATTGCTTGATAAAGTATACAACTCCTTATGGAATCGCGCCGTAGCCTCTCTCTCAGTGAGAACCATATCCCTCAGCAGGCGGGATAGAGGGAAACCAGCCCGCCTTTCTGCAACCTTCTGTCTTTATGATTTTTTTATGGTATCCCGTCCATTCTTAGCAGCAATTTAATTGTCCTCGGTGATATAAGTTAGTCATGAAAAAGGAGGGAGACTCATGGACATCCTGTTTATCGGCATCACGATCGTGCTCTTTGTTGCAAGCTGGTTTTTCGTGAAACTGGTTGAGCGAGTCTAGAAGGAGGGAAGAATGGAACTGTTTTACTGGATTGGCGGCATTCTCGCCGCGGGATTGTTGGTGTATCTCTTGATAGCACTTCTTAAACCGGAGGCATTGTCATGACTGGCAACGATATATTGCAGATAGTTATATTTTTCGGTGTTCTGTGGCTCCTCGCAAAACCGCTTGGGGTCTACATGGCGCGGGTTTACGAAGGGAAGCCTTCGGGCCTGGACCGAGTGCTCGGGCCTGTTGAGCGCCTTTTCTACCGGATATGCGGCATCAAGCCCGACGAGGAAATGAGCTGGAAGAAGTACGCGGGAGCGGTGCTTCTGTTCAGCGCGGCAGGATTCTTCTTAGTCTATTTCCTGCAGCGCTTACAGGGGTTTCTACCTCTGAATCCGCAAAAGTTTCAGGCCGTCTCCCCCGACTCTTCTTTCAATACGGCCATCAGTTTTATCACGAACACCAACTGGCAGGGATACGGCGGCGAATCGACGATGAGCTACCTCTCCCAGATGGTCGGACTGGGAGTGCAGAATTTCGTATCCGCGGCGGCAGGTATGGCCGTGCTCGTTGCCCTGATCCGCGGGTTTGCCAGGCACTCGGCCCAGACTATCGGGAACTTCTGGTTCGATCTCACCCGCTCCACGCTTTACATCCTGATGCCCCTTGCGCTGATCTGGTCCCTGCTCCTGGTCTCCCAGGGTGTTGTGCAAACCTTCAGCGAATACAAGACCGTTTCGCTCACCCAGACCATCTCCTACGATAACCCGAAGCTCGATGCTCAGGGCAACCCGATTAAGGATGAAAAGGGCAATCCCGTGACGGAAAAAGCGGAGATGAAGGAGCAGGTCATACCGCTCGGCCCTGCAGCCTCACAGATCGCGATCAAGCAGCTCGGCACGAACGGCGGCGGGTTCTTCAACGTTAATTCGGCCCATCCCTTCGAGAACTCGACAGCGTTCTCCAATTTTCTTGAAATGCTGGCGCTCATTATGATACCCGCGGCTCTCTGTATCACCTTCGGCAAGATGGTCGGAGACAAGCGCCAAGGGTGGGCCTTACTTTCCGCAATGACGATCGTCCTCGTCACCCTGATGGCTTTATGTACCTGGAGCGAGCAGGGCGGCAATCCGCGCTTCACATCCATAGGCGTTGATCAACAGGCAAGTAATATGCAGCCGGGCGGCAACATGGAAGGAAAAGAAGCGCGCTTCGGGATCGTGAACTCAGCGATATGGGCCACGGCAACAACAGCGGCCTCGAACGGCTCGGTCAACTCCATGCACGACTCCTTCACACCCATGGGCGGCCTGTACCCGCTGGTGCTGATCCAGTTGGGAGAGGTCATCTTCGGCGGAGTTGGCTCCGGGCTCTACGGCATGTTGATCATGGCCATCATTACAGTCTTCATAGCCGGTCTCATGGTCGGCCGCACGCCGGAATATCTCGGGAAAAAGATCGAGATGTTCGAGATGAAGATGGCCTCGGTCGCGGTGCTCGTCGTGAATGCGCTGGTCAAGATCGGCACGGCTGTCGGCGTCGGGACAACTGCGGGAGCAGCGGGAGTAGCGAACCCCGGTCCGCATGGATTTTCCGAGATCCTCTACGCCTTCTCATCTGCAGCGAACAACAACGGCAGCGCCTTTGCGGGGCTTTCCGCCAACACGTTCTTCTATAACACTGCACTCGGGTTGACCATGTTCATCGGCCGGTTCTGGGTGATCATCCCGGTGCTTGCCATTGCCGGTTCGCTCGCGAAGAAAAAGCAGGTCCCTGCCGGTTTGGGAACGCTGCCGACCCATACGCCCTTGTTCGTTGCGCTTTTGATCGGGGTCATCGTGATCGTCGGAGCGTTGACCTTCATGCCGGCCTGGGCCCTGGGACCAATTGCCGAGCACATGATGGCCGCACGCTAAAAGGAACCATTGAGGAGGAATAACAATGAGCAGTAAATCGAGAAAACGATCGCTCTTTGAACCGGCGATCGTAAAAAAAGCATTATGGGATTCAGTCAGAAAATTGAATCCAGTACACCAGATCAAGAACCCTGTCATGTTTGTCGTGGAAATCGGCAGTATCTTGACGACGCTCCTGTTTTTCCACGCAATCCTGACGGGAAAAGGCGAGGCGTCCCCTTCCTTTATTCTGCAGATATCCATGTGGCTCTGGATCACGGTGCTCTTCGCCAATTTTGCCGAGTCCATGGCCGAAGGCCGGGGCAAGGCACAGGCCGAATCGCTGCGCAAAACACGGCGTGACGTGATGGCCAAACGCCTGGCGAAGCCGAAACCGGATGCGGATGTGACACAGGTCGCGTCCTCGCAGCTTAAGAAAGGCGACGTCGTTCTTGTGGAAGCAGGGGACGTCATCCCCATGGACGGCGAGATCATCGATGGCGTGGCCTCGGTCAATGAAAGCGCCGTGACCGGCGAAAGCGCGCCCGTGATCCGCGAAAGCGGAGGAGACCGGAGCGCGGTCACGGGCGGCACCACGGTGCTGTCCGACTGGCTGGTCGTGCGGATCACGACGAGCCCCGGCGAGACATTCCTCGACCGTATGATCAGCATGGTGGAGGGGGCGAAGCGCCAGAAAACGCCGAACGAGATCGCCCTCGACATTCTGCTCGCAGGCATGACGATCATATTTCTGCTCGTGTGCGTGACTCTCCTTCCCTATTCTCTCTTCAGCGTCAAGGCGGCTGGCCAGGGTGCGCCGGTCACCATCACCGTGCTCGTGGCCCTTCTCGTATGCCTCATCCCGACCACGATCGGCGGACTACTGTCGGCAATTGGCATCGCGGGCATGGACCGGATGATCCAGGCAAATGTGATCGCAACGTCGGGACGGGCCGTGGAAGCAGCCGGTGACGTTGATGTGCTTTTGCTTGATAAAACCGGCACTATCACCCTCGGAAACCGGCAGGCAACGGAATTTATTCCCGCACCGGGAGTGCATGTTGGAGCTCTTGCCGACGCGGCACAGCTTGCCTCTCTGGCTGACGAAACTCCAGAAGGCCGGAGCATCGTCGTCCTTGCCAAGGAGAAATATGAGCTCCGGGCGAGGGACATTCATACTATCGGCGCGGAGTTTGTCCCTTTCACGGCGCAGACGCGGATGAGCGGGGTAAACCTCGAGAACCGTGAAATCCGTAAAGGCGCAGCGGATTCAGTTGAAAAGTACGTCCAAAAAAAGGGCGGGAAGTTCCCTCCCGATGTCCGATCGATCGTCGATGATATTGCGAACAAAGGCGCAACACCGCTCGTGGTTGCCGAGGGGAATAAAGTGCTCGGTGTCATCCGCTTAAACGATATCGTCAAGGGTGGAATCAAGGAGCGCTTTGCCGAGATGCGTAAGATGGGGATCAAGACGGTCATGATAACCGGCGACAACCCGCTGACCGCGGCAGCCGTCGCGGCAGAAGCCGGGGTGGACGACTTCCTGGCCGAGGCAACACCCGAGGCAAAGCTCAAGCTTATCCGGGAACAGCAGAAAGGCGGGAGGCTCGTGGCCATGACCGGAGACGGCACGAACGACGCGCCGGCCCTGGCACAGGCGGACGTGGCCGTTGCCATGCACACCGGCACCCAGGCCGCGAAGGAAGCAGGGAACCTAGTGGACCTTGATTCGAACCCCACCAAGCTCATCCAGATCGTCGAGATCGGAAAGCAGCTTTTGATGACCCGCGGCACGCTCACGACCTTCAGCATCGCGAACGACGTGGCGAAATATTTCGCCATTCTGCCTGCCGCGTTCATTTCGATCTATCCGGCACTCGGTGCGCTGAACATCATGGGCCTGGCCACGCCACAGAGCGCCGTGTTGTCTGCAGTGATCTTTAACGCTTTGATCATCATCTTCCTGGTGCCCCTGGCGCTTCGCGGCGTGAAATACCGGCCTCTGGGCGCCTCGGTGGTCCTGCGGAACAACGCCCTGATTTACGGCGTCGGCGGGTTGATCGTGCCGTTTATCGGCATCAAACTGGTCGATATGATTATAACGGCATTGCACATTGTTTAACTAAAGGAGAATGAGATGAAGAAAATCGGTTCGATTCTTGGTTTGAAGCTTGGATTGGCTATATTCACCGCTATGGCGGCACTGGCGGCGCCAGTATTCGCCGAGGATGCTAAACCGGCGTCGCCGGCAATAAACGCAGACGACCTGAAGAAGGCGCTCGGCCTGAGCATCTACCTGCAGGGCGGCTACACGTACAATGGCAATGCAGGAGCCATTGGCGGCGAGCCAGAGCAAAATGATCTCAGGCTGTTCGACCATAAGGCGAACAGCTTCACCCTGGACCTCGTGGAGCTTGTATTCCAGAAAGACCCTGCATTGGGAAACGTGGGTTATAGGCTCAAGCTTTCCGCAGGGGAGACAGCGAAGTGGATCCACTCGCGCGGCCTGAGCGGTGCGGCGCCCTCGTCCACGCTGCCGGGCGCGAATTCATGGGCTGGCGAGGGTACGGATTCCTTCGACGTGACAGAGGCGTACATCAGCTATAATGCGGCAGTGGGCAAGGGGCTGCGATTCGACCTCGGCAAGATGGCGACCTTCTTTGGCGCCGAAGTGATCGAGGCAATAGACAACCCGAACTATTCGCGGTCGTTCCTGTTCAACTATGCAATCCCGTTCACGCACACGGGCCTGAAGATGAGCTATGGATTTACCGACGCGTTCAGCACGAGCTTGTACATCGTGAACGGCTGGGACGACAGCACGGACAACAACAGGGGCAAGTCCTACGGTGCGAGTGTCACCTATGCGCCGGCGGAAGTTTTCTCGCTCATTGTCAA
This is a stretch of genomic DNA from Nitrospirota bacterium. It encodes these proteins:
- a CDS encoding porin yields the protein MKKIGSILGLKLGLAIFTAMAALAAPVFAEDAKPASPAINADDLKKALGLSIYLQGGYTYNGNAGAIGGEPEQNDLRLFDHKANSFTLDLVELVFQKDPALGNVGYRLKLSAGETAKWIHSRGLSGAAPSSTLPGANSWAGEGTDSFDVTEAYISYNAAVGKGLRFDLGKMATFFGAEVIEAIDNPNYSRSFLFNYAIPFTHTGLKMSYGFTDAFSTSLYIVNGWDDSTDNNRGKSYGASVTYAPAEVFSLIVNGMTGPEQDEQGANMPTMGSAGSNRRDMLDMIATIKPMKPLSIILNTDNGREQNVPATLLPSGVSGPAEWKGVAGIVKYDLTDKHSIAARGEIFSDEDGFKTGTAQRLKEVTLTWEIRLNGGLVLRPEYRHDSSDVASFDNGTKNSQNTVALGAMYRW
- the kdpA gene encoding potassium-transporting ATPase subunit KdpA; amino-acid sequence: MTGNDILQIVIFFGVLWLLAKPLGVYMARVYEGKPSGLDRVLGPVERLFYRICGIKPDEEMSWKKYAGAVLLFSAAGFFLVYFLQRLQGFLPLNPQKFQAVSPDSSFNTAISFITNTNWQGYGGESTMSYLSQMVGLGVQNFVSAAAGMAVLVALIRGFARHSAQTIGNFWFDLTRSTLYILMPLALIWSLLLVSQGVVQTFSEYKTVSLTQTISYDNPKLDAQGNPIKDEKGNPVTEKAEMKEQVIPLGPAASQIAIKQLGTNGGGFFNVNSAHPFENSTAFSNFLEMLALIMIPAALCITFGKMVGDKRQGWALLSAMTIVLVTLMALCTWSEQGGNPRFTSIGVDQQASNMQPGGNMEGKEARFGIVNSAIWATATTAASNGSVNSMHDSFTPMGGLYPLVLIQLGEVIFGGVGSGLYGMLIMAIITVFIAGLMVGRTPEYLGKKIEMFEMKMASVAVLVVNALVKIGTAVGVGTTAGAAGVANPGPHGFSEILYAFSSAANNNGSAFAGLSANTFFYNTALGLTMFIGRFWVIIPVLAIAGSLAKKKQVPAGLGTLPTHTPLFVALLIGVIVIVGALTFMPAWALGPIAEHMMAAR
- the kdpB gene encoding potassium-transporting ATPase subunit KdpB, yielding MSSKSRKRSLFEPAIVKKALWDSVRKLNPVHQIKNPVMFVVEIGSILTTLLFFHAILTGKGEASPSFILQISMWLWITVLFANFAESMAEGRGKAQAESLRKTRRDVMAKRLAKPKPDADVTQVASSQLKKGDVVLVEAGDVIPMDGEIIDGVASVNESAVTGESAPVIRESGGDRSAVTGGTTVLSDWLVVRITTSPGETFLDRMISMVEGAKRQKTPNEIALDILLAGMTIIFLLVCVTLLPYSLFSVKAAGQGAPVTITVLVALLVCLIPTTIGGLLSAIGIAGMDRMIQANVIATSGRAVEAAGDVDVLLLDKTGTITLGNRQATEFIPAPGVHVGALADAAQLASLADETPEGRSIVVLAKEKYELRARDIHTIGAEFVPFTAQTRMSGVNLENREIRKGAADSVEKYVQKKGGKFPPDVRSIVDDIANKGATPLVVAEGNKVLGVIRLNDIVKGGIKERFAEMRKMGIKTVMITGDNPLTAAAVAAEAGVDDFLAEATPEAKLKLIREQQKGGRLVAMTGDGTNDAPALAQADVAVAMHTGTQAAKEAGNLVDLDSNPTKLIQIVEIGKQLLMTRGTLTTFSIANDVAKYFAILPAAFISIYPALGALNIMGLATPQSAVLSAVIFNALIIIFLVPLALRGVKYRPLGASVVLRNNALIYGVGGLIVPFIGIKLVDMIITALHIV